Proteins from a single region of Urocitellus parryii isolate mUroPar1 chromosome 4, mUroPar1.hap1, whole genome shotgun sequence:
- the Gtf3c4 gene encoding general transcription factor 3C polypeptide 4, with amino-acid sequence MNAADKARLGPAVDGAAPPEDEEGEGGGKDPAADAAPGPSASFRLMVTRREPAVKLQYAVSGLEPLAWSEDHRVSVSTARSIAVLELICDVHNPGQDLVIHRTSVPAPLNSCLLKVGSKSEVAECKEKFASSKDPTISQTFMLDRVFNPEGKALPPMRGFKYTSWSPMGCDANGRCLLAALTMDNRLTVQVNLNRLQWVQLVDLTEIYGERLYETSYRLSKNEAPEGNLGDFAEFQRRHSMQTPVRMEWSGICTTQQVKHNNECRDVGSVLLAVLFENGNIAVWQFQLPFVGKESISSCNTIESGISSPSVLFWWEYEHNNRKMSGLIVGSAFGPVKILPVNLKAVKGYFTLRQPVVLWKEMDQLPVHSIKCVPLYHPYQKCSCSLVVAARGSYVFWCLLLISKAGLNVHNSHVTGLHSLPIVSMTADKQNGTVYTCSSDGKVRQLIPIFTDVALKFEHQLIKLSDVFGSVRTHGIAVSPCGAYLAIITTEGMVNGLHPVNKNYQVQFVTLKTFEEAAAQLLESSVQNLFKQVDLIDLVRWKILKDKHIPQFLHEALEKKIESSGVTYFWRFKLFLLRILYQSMQKTPSEALWKPAHEDSKILIVDSPGMGNAEDEQQEEGTSSRQVTKPGLQERSREGEAEEPTDDSLPPSGDGGGHEAVEEKLLEIQGKIEAVEMHLTREHMKRVLGEVYLHTWITENTSIPTRGLCNFLMSDEEYEDRTARVLIGHISKKMNKQTFPEHCSLCKEILPFTDRKQAVCSNGHIWLRCFLTYQSCQSLIYRRCLLHDSIARHPAPEDPDWIKRLLQSPCPFCDSPVF; translated from the exons ATGAACGCGGCCGACAAGGCCCGGCTGGGGCCCGCGGTCGACGGGGCCGCGCCGCCCGAGGACGAGGAGGGCGAGGGGGGCGGGAAGGACCCGGCGGCGGACGCGGCCCCCGGGCCCAGCGCCTCGTTCCGCCTCATGGTGACTCGGCGGGAACCGGCCGTGAAGCTGCAGTACGCGGTGAGCGGCCTGGAGCCGCTGGCCTGGTCGGAGGACCACCGCGTGTCGGTGTCCACGGCCCGCAGCATCGCCGTGCTGGAGCTCATCTGCGACGTGCACAACCCGGGCCAGGACCTGGTGATCCACCGCACCTCGGTGCCCGCCCCTCTCAACAGCTGCCTGCTCAAA GTTGGCTCAAAATCAGAAGTTGCTGAGTGCAAGGAGAAATTTGCCAGCTCCAAAGACCCCACCATCAGCCAGACTTTCATGTTGGACAGGGTGTTCAACCCTGAGGGGAAGGCCTTGCCACCAATGAGAGGGTTCAAATACACCAGCTGGTCTCCCATGGGTTGTGATGCAAATGGCAGGTGCCTCTTGGCAGCGCTGACCATGGACAATCGCCTGACTGTCCAGGTGAACCTCAATAGACTCCAGTGGGTCCAGCTGGTTGATCTGACTGAGATTTACGGAGAGCGTCTCTATGAGACCAGTTACAGGCTCTCTAAAAATGAGGCTCCAGAGGGAAATCTCGGGGATTTTGCCGAATTTCAGAGGAGGCACAGCATGCAGACCCCAGTCAGAATGGAGTGGTCGGGCATCTGCACCACTCAGCAGGTCAAGCACAACAATGAGTGCCGGGACGTGGGCAGTGTGCTCCTGGCTGTCCTCTTTGAGAACGGTAACATTGCTGTGTGGCAATTTCAGCTGCCCTTTGTAGGAAAGGAGTCCATCTCCTCATGCAACACGATCGAGTCTGGAATCAGCTCCCCTAGTGTTTTATTCTGGTGGGAATATGAGCACAATAATCGGAAAATGAGTGGCCTTATTGTGGGGAGCGCTTTTGGACCTGTAAAAATTCTCCCTGTCAATCTCAAAGCAGTCAAGGGCTACTTCACCTTGAGGCAGCCTGTTGTCTTATGGAAAGAAATGGACCAGTTGCCTGTGCACAGCATTAAGTGCGTGCCGCTTTATCACCCCTACCAGAAGTGCAGCTGCAGCCTGGTGGTGGCTGCAAGAGGCTCCTACGTGTTTTGGTGTCTTCTTTTGATCTCCAAGGCAGGTCTGAATGTTCACAATTCCCACGTCACAGGCCTTCACTCCCTGCCCATTGTCTCCATGACTGCGGACAAACAGAACGGAACTGTGTACACTTGTTCCAGCGATGGGAAGGTGAGGCAGTTGATTCCCATCTTCACAGATGTCGCATTAAAGTTCGAGCATCAGTTAATTAAACTCTCAGATGTGTTTGGCTCAGTGAGGACTCATGGGATAGCAGTGAGCCCGTGTGGTGCGTATCTGGCCATCATCACAACTGAGGGCATGGTCAATGGCCTTCATCCTGTCAACAAAAATTATCAGGTCCAGTTTGTTACTCTCAAAACCTTTGAGGAggcagctgctcagctcctggagtCTTCAGTGCAGAACCTCTTTAAGCAGGTGGATTTAATAGACCTAGTACgctggaaaattttaaaagataaacatatCCCTCAGTTTTTACATGAAGCTTTGGAAAAAAAGATCGAAAGCAGTGGAGTCACCTATTTTTGGCGTTTTAAGCTTTTTCTCCTGAGGATTTTATACCAGTCAATGCAGAAAACTCCTTCAGAAGCCTTATGGAAACCTGCCCATGAAGACTCAAAAATCTTGATCGTTGACTCTCCTGGGATGGGCAATGCAGAGGATGAGCAGCAAGAAGAAGGCACCTCTTCCAGGCAGGTGACTAAGCCAGGCCTgcaggagaggagcagagagGGCGAAGCAGAGGAGCCCACAGACGACTCACTGCCCCCATCGGGAGACGGTGGAGGCCACGAGGCAGTGGAGGAGAAGCTCCTTGAGATCCAAGGGAAAATCGAGGCTGTGGAGATGCATCTGACCAGGGAGCACATGAAGCGCGTCCTAGGGGAAGTGTACCTGCACACCTGGATCACGGAGAACACCAGCATCCCCACCAGAGGGCTCTGCAACTTTCTAATGTCTGACGAAGAGTACGAGGACAGAACAGCTCGG GTGCTGATCGGACACATCTCAAAGAAGATGAACAAACAGACTTTCCCTGAACACTGCAGCTTGTGTAAAGAGATCTTGCCGTTCACAGATCGCAAGCAGGCCGTCTGCTCTAATGGGCACATCTGGCTCCG GTGCTTCTTAACCTACCAGTCCTGCCAGAGCTTGATATACAGACGGTGTTTGCTCCATGACAGCATCGCTCGGCACCCAGCCCCAGAAG ATCCTGACTGGATTAAGAGGTTGCTGCAGAGCCCCTGTCCTttctgtgattctcctgtcttctGA